The following are from one region of the Chromobacterium phragmitis genome:
- a CDS encoding B12-binding domain-containing radical SAM protein, which yields MSASSLRVLSLIPPMTQLNTPYPSTAYLTGFLRSRGVAAFQEDLALALVLKLFSREGMATLREHVRRIPMRQRTDCMMQFDISYDRYAATIDAVIGFLQGRDATLSYRIAGRNYLPEGPRFAALDVYVDPDDPDGGDPLAWAFGALGTQDRARHLATLYLNDIADVLREAVDPRFEFVRYAESLALSQPTFDPLAKALAAAPNWVDDTLDALTRAAMDQHQPQLVLVSVPFPGAVYAAFRIAQTIKRHRPEIKICLGGGYVNTELRELAEPRVFDYFDYVTLDDGEKPLLALMEHLEGKRGVSRLSRTFLRQDGAVRYVNMQEADVPFSESGTPTWDGLPIDRYLSLLDMLNPMHRLWSDGRWNKLTIAHGCYWKKCSFCDVTLDYISRYETASAELLVDRIEAIIAETGQTGFHFVDEAAPPKMLKALAEELLRRKVSISWWGNIRFEKSFTPELAQLLAESGCIAISGGLEVASDRLLKLMKKGVSVEQVARVTHGFAETGVLVHAYLMYGFPTQTVQDTVDALEYVRQLFDNGCIQSGFFHRFACTVHSPVGQNPEEYGVQLVPLPKGDFAKNDVGFIDPTGTDHELMGKALNKALYNFMHGIGLDGDVRGWFDARVPKPKVPRHFIERALYQ from the coding sequence ATGTCTGCCAGCTCCCTGCGCGTGCTGTCGCTCATCCCGCCGATGACGCAGCTGAACACGCCTTACCCCTCCACCGCCTACCTGACCGGCTTCCTGCGCTCGCGCGGCGTGGCCGCGTTCCAGGAGGATCTGGCGCTGGCGCTGGTGTTGAAGCTGTTCTCGAGAGAGGGCATGGCCACGCTGCGCGAGCACGTGCGGCGCATCCCGATGCGCCAGCGCACGGACTGCATGATGCAGTTCGACATCTCTTATGATCGCTACGCCGCGACGATAGACGCGGTGATCGGCTTTCTGCAGGGCCGCGACGCCACCTTGTCCTACCGCATCGCCGGCCGCAACTACCTGCCGGAAGGGCCGCGCTTCGCCGCGCTTGACGTGTACGTGGACCCGGACGATCCGGACGGCGGCGACCCGCTGGCCTGGGCCTTCGGCGCGCTGGGCACCCAGGACCGCGCCCGCCACCTGGCCACGCTGTATCTGAACGATATCGCCGACGTGCTGCGCGAGGCGGTGGACCCGCGCTTCGAGTTCGTCCGCTACGCGGAATCCCTGGCGCTGTCCCAGCCCACCTTTGATCCGCTGGCCAAGGCGCTGGCGGCCGCGCCCAACTGGGTGGACGACACCCTGGACGCGCTGACGCGAGCGGCCATGGACCAGCACCAGCCGCAGCTGGTGCTGGTCTCGGTACCGTTTCCGGGCGCGGTGTACGCGGCCTTCCGCATCGCCCAGACCATCAAGCGCCATCGGCCGGAGATCAAAATCTGCCTGGGCGGCGGCTACGTCAACACCGAGCTGCGCGAGCTGGCCGAGCCGCGGGTGTTCGACTACTTCGACTACGTGACTTTGGACGACGGCGAGAAGCCGCTGCTGGCGCTGATGGAGCACCTCGAAGGCAAGCGCGGCGTCAGCCGGCTCTCTCGCACCTTCTTGCGTCAGGACGGCGCGGTGCGCTACGTCAATATGCAGGAAGCCGACGTGCCGTTCTCCGAATCCGGCACCCCCACCTGGGACGGCCTGCCGATAGACCGCTATCTGTCGCTGCTGGACATGCTCAATCCGATGCACCGGCTGTGGAGCGACGGCCGCTGGAACAAGCTGACCATCGCCCACGGCTGTTACTGGAAGAAATGCAGCTTCTGCGACGTGACGCTGGACTACATCTCGCGCTACGAGACAGCGTCGGCAGAGCTGCTGGTGGACCGCATCGAAGCCATCATCGCCGAAACCGGCCAGACCGGCTTCCACTTCGTCGATGAGGCCGCGCCGCCGAAGATGCTGAAGGCGCTGGCCGAGGAACTGCTGCGGCGCAAGGTCTCCATCTCCTGGTGGGGCAATATCCGCTTCGAGAAGTCGTTCACCCCGGAGCTGGCCCAACTGCTGGCCGAGTCCGGCTGCATCGCCATTTCCGGCGGTTTGGAAGTGGCCTCGGACCGGCTGCTCAAGCTGATGAAGAAGGGCGTGTCGGTGGAACAGGTGGCGCGCGTCACCCACGGCTTCGCCGAGACTGGCGTGCTGGTGCACGCCTATCTGATGTACGGCTTCCCCACGCAGACGGTGCAGGACACGGTGGACGCGCTGGAATACGTGCGCCAGCTGTTCGACAACGGCTGCATCCAGTCCGGCTTCTTCCACCGCTTCGCCTGCACCGTGCATTCGCCGGTGGGACAGAATCCGGAAGAATACGGCGTGCAGCTGGTGCCGTTGCCCAAGGGGGACTTCGCCAAGAACGACGTCGGCTTCATCGACCCCACCGGCACCGACCACGAGCTGATGGGCAAGGCGCTGAACAAGGCGCTGTACAACTTCATGCACGGCATCGGCCTGGATGGCGACGTGCGCGGCTGGTTCGACGCGCGGGTGCCCAAGCCCAAGGTGCCGCGCCACTTCATCGAACGCGCGCTGTACCAGTAA
- a CDS encoding carboxymuconolactone decarboxylase family protein: MSHEVNYPELTHAISKHLATLRADVPEVMQGFNDMARAATRDGALDKKTKELIALALGVAARCDGCLGFHAQALVKLGASKTEVEETLAMAVYMGGGPSLMYSANALAAFEQFSAKTA, encoded by the coding sequence ATGAGCCACGAAGTCAACTACCCGGAACTGACCCACGCCATCTCCAAGCACCTGGCCACGCTGCGCGCCGACGTGCCGGAAGTGATGCAGGGCTTCAACGACATGGCCCGCGCCGCCACCCGCGACGGCGCGCTGGACAAGAAAACCAAGGAACTGATCGCGCTGGCGCTGGGCGTGGCCGCGCGCTGCGACGGCTGCCTGGGCTTCCACGCCCAAGCCTTGGTCAAGCTGGGCGCCAGCAAGACGGAAGTGGAGGAGACGCTGGCCATGGCCGTTTACATGGGCGGCGGCCCGTCGCTGATGTATTCCGCCAACGCTTTGGCCGCCTTCGAGCAGTTCAGCGCCAAGACCGCCTAG
- a CDS encoding MGMT family protein — protein MPPDFARRVLALLAEVPPGRVTTYGALAERAGYPRHSRHVGHLLGNLPEGVAAPWHRVLGAGGRPSRPGSHHADWQRLLLEEEGVEFNASGKVDLRIFGWPDAVV, from the coding sequence ATGCCCCCCGACTTCGCCCGCCGGGTGCTGGCGCTGCTGGCCGAAGTGCCGCCCGGCCGCGTCACCACCTACGGCGCGCTGGCCGAACGGGCCGGCTATCCCCGTCACTCGCGCCATGTCGGCCATCTGCTCGGCAACCTGCCGGAAGGCGTGGCCGCGCCCTGGCACCGGGTGCTGGGCGCCGGCGGCAGACCGTCCCGGCCGGGCAGCCACCATGCCGATTGGCAGCGCTTGCTGCTGGAGGAGGAGGGGGTGGAATTCAATGCCAGCGGCAAAGTGGATCTGCGGATTTTCGGTTGGCCCGACGCGGTGGTTTGA
- the prfA gene encoding peptide chain release factor 1, with protein sequence MKASIAARLAQLADRLEEVTHLLASETATQDMEAFRKLTREHAELTPVVETFAAYRQCEGDIAAAEEMLADPEMKEFAQAEIAEGKDKLAALDVELQKLLLPKDPNDDKNIFLEVRAGTGGDEAALFAADLLRMYTRYAERNRWQVEIVSASESDLGGYKEVIVRLVGQGAYSRLKFESGGHRVQRVPATETQGRIHTSACTVAVMAEADEIAEVVLNPADLRIDTFRASGAGGQHINKTDSAVRITHLPTGIVAECQDGRSQHANKASAMQVLAARIYDIQLREKNQKEAAERKSLIGSGDRSERIRTYNYPQGRITDHRINLTLYKLDYVMDGDLQELTDALIAEQQAELLAALGD encoded by the coding sequence ATGAAAGCGTCTATCGCGGCCAGGCTCGCCCAGTTGGCCGACCGTCTGGAAGAGGTAACCCACCTGCTCGCCAGCGAAACGGCCACCCAGGACATGGAGGCCTTTAGAAAACTCACCCGCGAACACGCCGAGCTGACGCCGGTGGTGGAAACCTTCGCCGCCTATCGGCAGTGCGAGGGCGACATCGCCGCCGCCGAAGAGATGCTGGCCGACCCGGAAATGAAGGAATTCGCCCAAGCGGAAATCGCCGAAGGCAAGGACAAGCTGGCGGCGCTGGACGTTGAATTGCAAAAGCTGTTGCTGCCCAAGGATCCCAACGACGACAAGAACATCTTCCTGGAAGTGCGCGCCGGTACCGGCGGCGACGAAGCGGCGCTGTTCGCGGCCGACCTGTTGCGCATGTACACCCGCTACGCCGAGCGCAACCGCTGGCAGGTGGAGATCGTCTCCGCCAGCGAGTCCGATCTGGGCGGCTACAAAGAAGTGATCGTGCGGCTGGTGGGCCAGGGCGCGTATTCGCGGCTGAAGTTCGAATCCGGCGGCCACCGCGTGCAGCGCGTGCCGGCCACCGAAACCCAGGGCCGCATCCACACCTCCGCCTGCACGGTGGCGGTGATGGCCGAGGCCGACGAGATCGCCGAAGTGGTGCTGAACCCGGCCGACCTGCGCATCGACACCTTCAGAGCCAGCGGCGCCGGAGGCCAGCACATCAACAAGACCGACTCGGCGGTGCGCATCACCCACTTGCCGACGGGGATTGTGGCGGAGTGCCAGGACGGCCGCTCGCAGCACGCCAACAAAGCCAGCGCGATGCAGGTGCTGGCGGCGCGCATCTACGACATCCAGCTTCGCGAAAAAAACCAGAAGGAAGCGGCTGAGCGCAAGAGCCTGATCGGCTCCGGCGACCGCTCCGAGCGCATCCGCACCTACAACTACCCGCAAGGCCGCATCACCGACCACCGCATCAATCTGACGCTGTACAAGCTCGATTACGTGATGGACGGCGACCTGCAGGAGCTGACCGACGCGCTGATCGCCGAGCAGCAGGCCGAGCTGTTGGCCGCGCTGGGCGATTGA
- a CDS encoding MBL fold metallo-hydrolase, with product MALKYHVIPVTPFAQNCSVLWCDASRQAAVVDAGGDIDRIQAWVDSQGLTVEKLLLTHGHIDHAGGAARLAERLGVEIEGPERSESFWLDQLPTQGQMFGFPRSEPLTPQRWLEEGDTVTVGEETLNVIHCPGHTPGHVVFHSPAAKVLVAGDVLFQGSIGRTDFPMGNHQQLIDAIQQKLFVLPDDTVVIPGHGPFTTLGAEKRGNPYVADPRYR from the coding sequence ATGGCCCTGAAATACCACGTGATCCCGGTCACCCCGTTCGCCCAGAACTGCAGCGTGCTGTGGTGCGACGCCAGCCGCCAGGCGGCCGTCGTCGACGCCGGCGGCGACATCGACCGCATCCAGGCCTGGGTGGACAGCCAGGGCCTGACGGTGGAGAAGCTGCTGCTGACCCACGGCCACATCGACCACGCCGGCGGCGCCGCCAGACTGGCGGAAAGGCTGGGGGTGGAGATCGAGGGCCCCGAACGCAGCGAGAGCTTCTGGCTGGACCAGCTGCCCACCCAGGGCCAGATGTTCGGCTTTCCGCGCAGCGAGCCGCTGACCCCGCAGCGCTGGCTGGAGGAGGGCGACACGGTCACCGTCGGCGAGGAGACGCTGAACGTCATCCACTGCCCCGGCCACACCCCGGGCCACGTGGTGTTCCACAGCCCGGCGGCCAAGGTGCTGGTGGCCGGCGACGTGCTGTTCCAGGGCTCCATCGGCCGCACCGACTTCCCGATGGGCAATCATCAGCAGCTGATAGACGCGATCCAGCAAAAACTGTTCGTCCTGCCGGACGACACCGTGGTCATCCCCGGCCACGGCCCGTTCACCACCCTGGGCGCGGAGAAGCGCGGCAATCCCTACGTCGCCGACCCGCGCTACCGCTGA
- the hemA gene encoding glutamyl-tRNA reductase: protein MHLLAFGLNHHTAPLSIREKLAFSADTLPRALESLLASQAAREAAIISTCNRTEIYCSSPDPHAALDWLCQFHGLNRTELEPYLYRLEASQAARHAFRVASGLDSMVLGETQILGQLKDAVRSAEHAGTLGTLLNGLFQRTFAVAKEVRSSTAVGASSVSMSAAAVKLAEQIFPSIAELNVLFVGAGEMIELVATHFAARNPSCITVANRTLERGQRLAEQFGGNAITLAELPESLARYDVVVTSTASQLPIIGKGMVERAIKARRHRPMFMLDLAVPRDIELEVGTLDDVFLYSVDDIAGIVEVGKEARQNAAEEAETIIQARVAEFSDWLKKRETVPLIRALRDEADRARRHALEGALKQLARGDAPEKVLEALSVQLTNKLMHPPTQALSSGSGAEHDAQVQTIARLYRLHPES from the coding sequence ATGCATCTGCTTGCCTTCGGACTCAACCATCACACCGCTCCGCTGTCGATACGGGAAAAGCTGGCGTTTTCAGCCGATACCCTGCCGCGCGCGCTGGAAAGTCTGCTGGCCTCGCAGGCGGCGCGGGAGGCTGCCATCATCTCCACCTGCAACCGCACCGAGATCTATTGCAGCAGCCCGGACCCGCACGCGGCCCTGGATTGGCTGTGCCAGTTCCACGGGCTGAACCGGACCGAACTGGAACCCTATCTGTATCGGCTGGAAGCGTCGCAGGCTGCCCGGCATGCCTTCCGCGTCGCGTCCGGGCTGGATTCGATGGTGCTGGGCGAGACCCAGATCCTGGGCCAACTGAAGGACGCGGTGCGCAGCGCCGAACACGCCGGCACGCTGGGCACGCTGCTGAACGGCCTGTTCCAGCGCACCTTCGCCGTGGCCAAGGAAGTGCGCTCCAGCACCGCGGTGGGGGCCAGCTCGGTGTCGATGTCGGCGGCGGCGGTGAAGCTGGCCGAACAGATCTTTCCGTCCATCGCCGAACTGAACGTACTGTTCGTCGGCGCTGGCGAGATGATCGAGCTGGTGGCCACCCACTTCGCCGCGCGCAATCCATCCTGTATCACCGTGGCCAACCGCACGCTGGAACGCGGCCAGCGGCTGGCCGAGCAATTCGGCGGCAACGCGATCACGCTGGCCGAGCTGCCGGAATCGCTGGCCCGCTACGACGTGGTGGTGACCTCCACCGCCAGCCAGCTGCCCATCATCGGCAAGGGCATGGTGGAGCGGGCGATCAAGGCGCGCCGCCACCGGCCGATGTTCATGCTGGACCTCGCCGTGCCGCGCGACATCGAACTTGAGGTGGGCACGCTGGACGACGTGTTCTTGTACAGCGTCGACGACATCGCCGGCATCGTGGAAGTGGGCAAGGAGGCGCGGCAGAACGCCGCGGAAGAGGCGGAAACCATCATCCAGGCCCGCGTCGCCGAGTTTTCCGACTGGCTGAAAAAACGCGAGACGGTGCCGCTGATCCGCGCGCTGCGCGACGAGGCCGACCGCGCCCGCCGCCACGCGCTGGAAGGCGCATTGAAGCAACTGGCGCGCGGCGACGCGCCGGAAAAAGTGCTGGAGGCCCTGTCCGTCCAGCTGACCAACAAACTGATGCACCCGCCGACCCAGGCCCTGTCCTCGGGCAGCGGCGCGGAGCATGACGCGCAGGTTCAAACCATCGCGCGGCTTTACCGTTTACACCCGGAGTCGTAA
- a CDS encoding nucleoside-specific channel-forming Tsx family protein, whose translation MNTRKSLLALSLVAASALAHAGGEYSFANVSANWLDWSDRTTQQSYKQDFGYLEAEGGLGAKWGELYGFFDIENPGKGNGNTQGRDRRFTTKVVGRYNMTEIGGVPVQLYGHIYDTRGNGFGGYDHFFTQNRVLGLGTDLSFGALSIKPFFGVHNQLDSNGKGSGNNGYMTGYVMLYPFQAFGQNLMLTQWHETELNRDKKFAENYKSRVGQNGAIALWWTPTKAVTTGIQYRYADQKLGSSAYQNAVIYSIKYNIK comes from the coding sequence ATGAATACTCGCAAGTCGCTGCTGGCCCTGTCCCTGGTGGCCGCCTCCGCACTGGCTCACGCCGGTGGTGAATACTCTTTCGCAAACGTCAGCGCCAACTGGCTGGACTGGTCGGATCGCACTACTCAGCAATCTTATAAGCAAGATTTTGGCTACCTGGAAGCCGAAGGCGGCCTGGGCGCCAAGTGGGGCGAACTGTACGGTTTCTTCGACATCGAGAATCCGGGCAAGGGCAATGGCAACACTCAAGGCCGCGACCGCCGTTTCACCACCAAAGTAGTCGGCCGTTACAACATGACTGAAATCGGCGGCGTGCCGGTGCAGCTGTACGGCCATATCTACGATACCCGCGGCAATGGCTTCGGCGGCTATGATCATTTCTTTACCCAAAACCGCGTTCTGGGTCTGGGCACCGATCTGAGCTTCGGCGCGCTGAGCATCAAACCGTTCTTCGGCGTTCACAATCAGCTGGACTCCAACGGCAAGGGTTCCGGCAACAACGGCTACATGACTGGCTATGTCATGCTCTATCCGTTCCAAGCCTTCGGCCAGAATCTGATGTTGACCCAATGGCATGAAACCGAGCTGAACCGCGACAAGAAATTCGCCGAAAACTACAAGAGCCGCGTTGGCCAAAATGGTGCCATCGCCTTGTGGTGGACCCCTACCAAAGCGGTCACCACCGGCATCCAGTACCGCTACGCTGACCAGAAGCTGGGCAGCTCCGCCTACCAAAATGCCGTGATCTACTCGATCAAGTACAACATCAAGTAA
- a CDS encoding GGDEF domain-containing protein, with translation MKQAASIHPGQRIHLAREIDRIGYMLVSRWERPLAAHLLSLVTRMETLVRTVSLNELAKEARALAALLEEWLRQPEALPSEQERYGELRHQLGVVSQLGLMERQTGLASLDAMLPLDEPPSQLYMWLPEGLDDGRLQRQLACFGFEVTVLSQAAKLAKALQKQVPAAVVAFADFTHSDPVLQLAQAISSNCPLVITSPRRDFPARLEAVRLGASGFLDWPLQANQLVDMLSFGDIGERRDPLRVLIVEDMASLAGLYTRVLAAHGVEAVSETNPEKVPERIEHLNPDLILLDMYMPQCNGIELAKVIRQQRLLDGIPILFLSVEKRQNVQLDALTLGIDGFLTKPVAPEELVVTVVNRARRYRKLRSYIANDSLTGLLNHSHLHGQLESAILRARRAGQPLSLAMLDLDFFKQVNDSYGHQAGDEVLLNLARFLKERLRRTDLVGRYGGEEFAIVLAGTPADKARRMLDALRQDFCLLEQGAGARAFRQSFSVGISSLASADSATQLVQQADEMLYRAKAAGRNRVEAQEG, from the coding sequence ATGAAACAGGCCGCGTCCATCCATCCTGGCCAGCGCATCCATCTGGCGAGGGAAATCGACCGCATCGGCTACATGCTGGTGTCGCGCTGGGAGCGGCCGCTGGCCGCGCATCTGTTGTCGCTGGTGACGCGGATGGAGACGCTGGTGCGCACGGTCAGCCTGAACGAGCTGGCCAAGGAGGCGCGAGCGTTGGCGGCGCTGCTGGAGGAATGGCTGCGGCAGCCGGAGGCCCTTCCGTCGGAACAGGAGCGCTACGGCGAGCTGCGCCACCAACTGGGCGTGGTCAGCCAGTTGGGGCTGATGGAGCGCCAGACCGGCCTGGCCAGCCTGGACGCGATGCTGCCGCTGGATGAGCCGCCGTCGCAGCTTTACATGTGGCTGCCGGAAGGATTGGATGACGGCCGGCTGCAACGGCAGCTGGCCTGTTTCGGCTTCGAAGTGACGGTGCTGTCGCAGGCGGCCAAGCTCGCCAAGGCGCTGCAAAAACAGGTGCCGGCCGCAGTGGTGGCCTTCGCCGACTTCACTCACAGCGACCCGGTGCTGCAGCTGGCGCAGGCGATCAGCAGCAATTGCCCGTTGGTGATCACCTCGCCGCGGCGCGATTTCCCCGCGCGGCTGGAAGCGGTGAGGCTGGGCGCCAGCGGCTTTCTGGATTGGCCGCTGCAGGCCAACCAACTGGTGGACATGCTCAGCTTCGGGGACATCGGCGAGCGGCGAGACCCCTTGCGGGTGCTGATCGTCGAGGACATGGCGTCTTTGGCCGGACTCTACACGCGGGTGCTGGCGGCCCATGGCGTGGAGGCCGTCAGCGAGACCAATCCGGAGAAAGTGCCGGAGCGGATCGAGCATTTGAATCCTGACCTGATCCTGCTGGACATGTACATGCCGCAGTGCAACGGCATCGAGCTGGCCAAGGTGATACGCCAACAGCGGCTGCTGGACGGCATACCCATCCTGTTTTTGTCGGTGGAGAAGCGGCAGAACGTGCAGCTGGACGCGCTGACGCTGGGCATCGACGGCTTCCTGACCAAGCCGGTGGCGCCGGAAGAGCTGGTAGTGACGGTGGTGAACCGCGCGCGCCGCTACCGCAAGCTGCGCTCTTACATCGCCAACGACAGCCTGACGGGCTTGCTCAACCATTCCCATTTGCATGGCCAGCTGGAGAGCGCCATCCTGCGCGCGCGCCGCGCCGGCCAGCCCTTGTCGCTGGCGATGCTGGACCTCGATTTCTTCAAGCAGGTCAACGACAGCTACGGCCATCAGGCCGGAGACGAGGTGCTGCTCAACCTGGCGCGCTTCCTGAAGGAGAGGCTGCGGCGCACCGATCTGGTGGGGCGTTACGGCGGGGAGGAGTTCGCCATCGTGCTGGCGGGCACGCCGGCGGACAAGGCGCGGCGGATGCTGGACGCGTTGCGACAGGATTTTTGCCTGCTGGAGCAGGGCGCGGGGGCGCGCGCGTTTCGCCAGTCGTTCAGCGTCGGCATCAGCTCGCTGGCCAGCGCCGACAGCGCGACGCAGCTGGTGCAGCAGGCGGATGAGATGCTGTACCGCGCCAAGGCGGCGGGGCGCAACCGGGTGGAGGCGCAGGAAGGCTAG
- a CDS encoding YeeE/YedE family protein, with the protein MKLVSAFLAGLIFGLGLIVAGMANPAKVLGFLDIAGRWDPSLALVMAGAVAVALPAFALAKRRDRALLGDEMQLPAARRVDRRLVLGSLVFGAGWGLAGVCPGPALVLAGAGLPGGLLFLAAMLAGMALQGWSGQKKRPR; encoded by the coding sequence ATGAAGCTTGTCAGCGCGTTTCTGGCCGGGTTGATCTTCGGCTTGGGTTTGATCGTGGCCGGCATGGCCAATCCGGCCAAGGTGCTGGGTTTTCTGGATATCGCCGGCCGTTGGGACCCGTCGCTGGCGCTGGTGATGGCGGGCGCCGTCGCCGTGGCGCTGCCGGCGTTCGCTTTGGCGAAGCGGCGGGATCGCGCGCTGCTGGGCGATGAAATGCAATTGCCGGCGGCGCGGCGCGTGGACCGGCGTCTGGTGCTGGGCAGCCTGGTGTTCGGCGCGGGCTGGGGGTTGGCCGGCGTTTGTCCGGGGCCGGCGCTGGTGCTGGCGGGCGCGGGTTTGCCCGGCGGGTTGCTGTTTCTGGCGGCGATGCTGGCGGGGATGGCGTTGCAGGGCTGGAGCGGGCAAAAGAAAAGGCCACGCTAG
- a CDS encoding ArsR/SmtB family transcription factor, protein MNPVSPNLVQMRAAAGQACGLLRALANEDRLLLLCQLSQGERSVGELEESVGIRQPTLSQQLGVLRGEGLVATRRDGKRIYYSVADANALAVLATLYQRFCPGEDA, encoded by the coding sequence ATGAATCCAGTTTCTCCCAATCTCGTCCAGATGCGCGCCGCCGCCGGCCAGGCCTGCGGCCTGCTGCGCGCGCTGGCCAATGAAGACCGCCTGCTGCTGTTGTGCCAGTTGAGCCAGGGGGAGCGGTCGGTGGGCGAGCTGGAGGAAAGCGTCGGCATCCGCCAGCCTACGCTATCGCAGCAGCTGGGCGTGCTGCGCGGCGAAGGCCTGGTAGCGACCCGCCGCGACGGCAAGCGCATTTATTACTCGGTGGCCGACGCCAACGCATTGGCGGTGCTGGCCACGCTGTATCAACGTTTCTGCCCCGGGGAGGATGCCTGA
- a CDS encoding YeeE/YedE family protein, with product MSIDWSLFTPWSALAGGALIGLAAAWLILFNGRVAGISGIVGQLLAPGEDKDWRLAFVAGLVLSPWLYRLFAAPPAIQLDGRWWLLIVAGLLVGYGSRMGSGCTSGHGVCGLARLSPRSLAATLAFMAAGFAAVWLTRHWMG from the coding sequence ATGAGCATAGACTGGAGCCTGTTCACGCCGTGGAGCGCCTTGGCCGGCGGCGCGCTGATCGGCCTCGCCGCCGCTTGGCTGATCCTGTTCAACGGCCGCGTGGCCGGCATCAGCGGCATCGTCGGCCAATTGCTGGCGCCGGGAGAGGACAAGGACTGGCGACTGGCTTTCGTCGCCGGTCTGGTGTTGTCGCCGTGGCTGTACCGGCTGTTCGCCGCGCCGCCGGCCATCCAGCTGGATGGCCGATGGTGGCTGTTGATCGTGGCCGGACTGCTGGTCGGCTACGGCAGCCGCATGGGCTCCGGCTGCACCAGCGGCCACGGCGTATGCGGGCTGGCGCGGCTGTCGCCGCGCTCGCTGGCGGCGACGCTGGCCTTCATGGCCGCCGGCTTCGCCGCGGTGTGGCTGACGCGGCATTGGATGGGATAG